Proteins from a genomic interval of Rhodothermales bacterium:
- a CDS encoding HD domain-containing protein has protein sequence MPGTLPANLHVLLAAACAGTPNALLISDRSGVVVWCNEAAGALTGYPCEELIGRNLSVFRSGAHRPHLYQEIWETVLAGRAWRGKLLNRHADGSLRCEELTAFPVGEDEPGGPNHFVSVRRDIGDELKQKRTQESLRRQLTVAIGRVQDTLSGGVEVLANLADHHSSTFGKHAHRVASLAVSMARHLELSSEDVRTVRDGALLHDIGKTVEAYYHGKQCPEGPQRYLHASLGAQLLSPIPGVDAVAAIVRHHHEHIDGSGFPDRLSGGHIPVGARLVAAANAYDRLNSLRPAPVEQILEALRRTVGIRLDPVAFEALRVVIETDALSEEGFLVSLRDLKVGMTLTGPVRTVSGRLLCSGRTQVTETILGRLCRVHVNDPVIDRIRIEQPNDESPGQRPEAS, from the coding sequence ATGCCCGGTACCCTTCCCGCGAATCTCCACGTGCTTCTGGCTGCGGCCTGCGCCGGCACCCCCAACGCCCTATTGATCTCCGACCGCTCCGGGGTTGTGGTCTGGTGCAACGAGGCCGCGGGTGCATTGACAGGCTACCCCTGCGAGGAGCTCATCGGACGGAATCTCAGCGTCTTTCGCTCCGGAGCCCATCGGCCGCATCTGTATCAGGAAATCTGGGAAACCGTACTTGCCGGACGCGCCTGGAGGGGCAAGTTGCTCAATCGGCATGCTGACGGCTCGCTGCGCTGTGAGGAGTTGACGGCCTTTCCGGTTGGGGAGGACGAGCCCGGTGGTCCGAACCATTTTGTAAGTGTCAGACGCGACATCGGAGATGAACTGAAGCAGAAGCGCACGCAGGAAAGCCTGCGCCGGCAATTGACGGTGGCGATCGGCCGGGTTCAGGATACACTCAGCGGTGGCGTCGAAGTCCTGGCCAATCTTGCGGACCACCACTCGAGCACCTTCGGCAAGCACGCCCATCGGGTAGCATCCCTGGCCGTCAGCATGGCCCGCCATCTGGAACTGAGTTCTGAGGATGTCCGCACCGTGCGCGACGGAGCGTTGCTCCACGACATCGGGAAGACCGTCGAGGCCTACTACCACGGGAAGCAATGTCCGGAGGGTCCGCAGCGATACCTGCACGCCAGCCTGGGCGCGCAGTTGCTCTCGCCGATTCCCGGTGTCGATGCGGTGGCGGCTATCGTCCGCCACCACCATGAGCACATTGACGGAAGCGGTTTTCCGGATCGCCTATCAGGAGGGCATATTCCGGTTGGCGCCCGGCTGGTCGCGGCTGCCAACGCGTACGACCGGCTGAATTCGCTACGGCCCGCTCCGGTCGAGCAGATTCTCGAAGCACTGCGTCGCACCGTCGGCATCCGGCTGGATCCGGTGGCCTTCGAGGCCCTGCGCGTGGTGATAGAAACGGACGCACTCAGCGAGGAGGGATTCCTGGTAAGCCTGCGCGATCTGAAGGTCGGAATGACGCTGACGGGGCCGGTGCGCACGGTGTCCGGACGCTTGCTCTGCAGCGGCCGTACCCAGGTGACGGAGACCATTCTCGGTCGCCTGTGTCGGGTGCACGTTAATGACCCGGTGATTGATCGAATCCGGATCGAGCAGCCGAATGATGAAAGCCCAGGGCAACGGCCAGAGGCTTCCTGA
- a CDS encoding GWxTD domain-containing protein, which translates to MLILLLVAARTPAHAQEVIPEFYVDAMTVWSGDDSGYNTVDLYTRIPFRRLTFVRSSNGFRADYVVTVDALLRNGDELTSTPVQTRIWEGTARADLYLATESEDLSAYTTQSLQLPAGVYQLAMQVEDRNSNQVFVREMDVQVRDFSASQSLSDIAILDNYDQATLQFIPRVTGNVGTDELGVQILYETYSDRSAAMRLRHEVVRLVRETDGSLLPAPEGSEPDVDRHVVHEESQEVRLESGRNQHVINIPLRDMEAGPHIIRVILEDQDGVPVDFATKDFTARWMGLQQHISNVEEAIEQLEYTAKKKDIAFIREGATEADRYRRFLAFWDKRDPTPGTARNEVMEEYYYRVSFANRRYTSLIEGWKTDRGFVLVRYGEPDFVRKKPHTFNYEPYEVWIYERIGRQFIFVDKTGFGDYELLVPIWDERTRLY; encoded by the coding sequence GTGCTGATACTGCTCCTGGTTGCGGCCCGCACGCCCGCTCACGCCCAGGAGGTCATTCCCGAATTCTATGTCGACGCCATGACCGTGTGGTCGGGCGACGACTCCGGGTACAACACCGTTGACCTGTACACTCGTATCCCGTTTCGCCGGCTTACGTTTGTGCGTTCGTCGAACGGGTTTCGAGCGGACTACGTGGTCACGGTCGATGCGCTGCTGCGCAATGGTGACGAACTGACCTCGACTCCGGTTCAGACCCGCATCTGGGAGGGTACCGCACGAGCCGATTTGTATCTGGCAACCGAATCTGAGGACCTGTCGGCCTATACCACGCAGTCGCTGCAGCTGCCCGCCGGCGTATACCAACTGGCCATGCAGGTGGAGGACCGCAACTCCAATCAGGTGTTCGTGCGGGAGATGGATGTGCAGGTGCGCGACTTCTCCGCCTCGCAGTCCCTCAGCGACATCGCGATCCTCGACAACTATGATCAGGCGACGCTGCAGTTCATTCCCCGCGTAACCGGCAACGTCGGGACGGACGAACTGGGCGTGCAGATCCTGTACGAGACCTACTCGGATCGCTCAGCAGCCATGCGCTTGCGCCACGAAGTCGTGCGTTTGGTGCGAGAAACGGATGGCAGTTTGCTGCCGGCTCCAGAGGGCTCCGAGCCGGATGTGGACCGCCACGTGGTGCACGAAGAGTCTCAGGAAGTCCGGCTGGAGTCAGGCCGCAATCAGCACGTCATCAACATCCCGCTTCGTGACATGGAGGCCGGGCCGCACATCATCCGCGTGATCCTCGAGGATCAGGACGGCGTGCCGGTGGACTTCGCTACCAAGGACTTCACCGCTCGGTGGATGGGTCTTCAGCAGCACATCTCCAATGTCGAAGAGGCCATCGAGCAGCTCGAGTACACCGCCAAGAAAAAGGACATCGCCTTCATTCGTGAGGGTGCCACCGAGGCCGACCGCTACCGCCGCTTTTTGGCGTTCTGGGACAAGCGTGATCCAACTCCCGGCACGGCCCGCAACGAGGTCATGGAGGAGTACTACTACCGGGTCTCCTTCGCAAATCGGCGCTACACCAGCCTGATCGAAGGCTGGAAGACCGACCGCGGCTTTGTGCTCGTGCGCTACGGCGAGCCCGACTTTGTACGCAAGAAGCCGCACACCTTCAACTACGAGCCCTACGAAGTGTGGATCTATGAGCGCATCGGGCGCCAGTTCATCTTCGTGGACAAGACCGGGTTCGGGGATTATGAGTTGTTGGTGCCGATATGGGATGAGCGCACCCGCCTGTACTAG
- the ftsY gene encoding signal recognition particle-docking protein FtsY, protein MALFGSKTEDKTLEAGLEKTKSSLFGKINRLVRGKDTVDETVLDDLEEALVTSDVGVQTTVDIIGKVEERVARDKYVSTRELQQLIRDEISSLLLDNAPEAPADFDAPLPNKPHVVMVVGVNGVGKTTSIGKIAHRYKQAGKSVLLGAGDTFRAAATEQLDIWAERVGVPIIKQGHGADPAAVAFDTIAAAKSRMADVVLLDTAGRLHTKGGLMDELSKVKRVMSRQIEDAPHEVLLVLDASTGQNAIRQAEEFTKSVDVTGLILTKLDGTAKGGIVIGISNEFRIPVKYIGVGEGIDDLQVFDRRRFVSALFA, encoded by the coding sequence ATGGCCCTGTTCGGATCGAAGACTGAGGACAAGACCCTGGAAGCGGGTCTCGAGAAGACAAAAAGCAGCCTGTTCGGAAAGATCAACAGGCTGGTCCGTGGCAAGGACACGGTGGACGAAACCGTGCTCGACGACCTGGAGGAGGCGCTGGTCACGAGTGATGTCGGTGTGCAGACGACCGTCGATATCATCGGAAAGGTGGAGGAGCGGGTGGCCAGGGACAAGTACGTCTCAACCAGGGAGCTGCAGCAGTTGATCCGCGACGAGATCTCCAGCCTGCTGCTGGACAACGCACCCGAGGCACCCGCCGACTTTGACGCGCCGTTGCCGAACAAGCCGCATGTGGTGATGGTCGTCGGCGTCAACGGGGTCGGTAAGACTACAAGCATTGGCAAGATCGCCCATCGCTACAAGCAGGCCGGCAAGTCGGTGCTTCTGGGGGCCGGAGACACCTTTCGCGCTGCGGCCACCGAGCAGCTGGACATCTGGGCCGAGCGCGTGGGGGTGCCGATCATCAAGCAGGGTCACGGCGCAGATCCCGCCGCAGTGGCCTTCGACACGATTGCGGCGGCCAAGAGCCGAATGGCAGACGTCGTCCTGCTGGACACCGCCGGTCGGCTGCACACCAAGGGTGGGCTGATGGACGAGCTGTCCAAGGTCAAGCGCGTGATGTCCCGGCAGATCGAGGATGCGCCGCACGAGGTGCTCCTGGTACTGGACGCATCGACAGGTCAGAACGCGATCCGGCAAGCGGAGGAGTTCACCAAGTCCGTTGATGTCACCGGCCTCATTCTTACCAAGCTCGACGGCACCGCAAAGGGAGGCATCGTGATTGGCATTTCCAACGAGTTCCGGATTCCGGTAAAGTATATCGGCGTCGGAGAGGGCATCGACGATCTCCAGGTCTTTGACCGCCGTCGGTTTGTCTCCGCGCTTTTCGCTTGA
- a CDS encoding CDP-alcohol phosphatidyltransferase family protein, translating into MTDAPPPSETPSGWPDLGDLWTVPNVLSMVRLVLVLPLAYLIMADGRLLWIMVLTLLIVATDYFDGRIARWSKTVSEWGKVLDPLADKLAGGLVVMALVVRGALPAWLLAVVAARDLAILAGGAVITKRDGVVLSSMFSGKIAVTALAITVLAALLRADPEVMQVCIWGTTALLVWSFIRYMIRFVKVYRHGTEAIAARS; encoded by the coding sequence ATGACGGATGCCCCTCCCCCCTCGGAAACTCCCTCAGGCTGGCCGGATCTGGGTGATTTATGGACCGTGCCGAACGTACTGTCCATGGTTCGGCTGGTGCTGGTGCTTCCGCTGGCGTACCTGATCATGGCAGACGGTCGGCTGCTATGGATCATGGTATTGACCCTGCTCATTGTGGCCACGGACTACTTCGACGGCCGCATCGCGCGCTGGTCCAAGACCGTTTCGGAGTGGGGCAAGGTGCTGGATCCGCTGGCCGACAAGTTGGCCGGAGGACTCGTTGTCATGGCCCTGGTGGTGCGCGGAGCGTTGCCGGCATGGCTTCTTGCGGTTGTCGCCGCGCGAGATCTGGCGATCCTGGCCGGGGGTGCCGTAATCACCAAGCGGGACGGAGTTGTGCTGTCCTCCATGTTCTCCGGCAAGATTGCTGTTACGGCGCTGGCGATCACCGTGCTCGCCGCGCTGTTGCGCGCCGACCCGGAAGTGATGCAAGTGTGTATCTGGGGCACGACCGCGCTTCTCGTCTGGTCCTTCATCCGCTACATGATCCGCTTCGTGAAAGTCTATAGACACGGCACCGAAGCCATCGCCGCCCGTTCATAG
- a CDS encoding alpha-amylase family protein — MKRFLPLLLLVAACAQPESVPDASEPVAVSDWSQGEGVVVHLFEWRWDDIADECEDVLGPAGYSAVQVSPPSENHVVGTRPWWERYQPVSYQLETRSGSREDFADMVRRCDDAGVDIMVDAVINHTTDGDLEHPSMEFTARGTAGTEFSSYNFPGLYTPEDFHDCGLTDNNDIHDFNDREQVENCELVDLADLDTASPKVRSTLAAYLADLQALGVKALRVDAARHMAAEDLLAIIEEAEWEGYVVQEVTESAHARRYVPSGAVTDFDFGFALSRGIRDLSLSDIVRDRFWETDNMDSEWALSFVDNHDTQRHGGVLSYKDDRYPLAVGMLLAVGYGRPRVMSSYRFDFGDQGPPADADENILRVNGDDGIGCGDERVCEHRWPMVLGMVGFEAATRGQDVMRLQEGGADRVAFTRGDRGWVAFNRSAEPWEVVHQTGLPGTRYCDVAQGPPTDTDGGCAGGSVRVDAGMVSATVPPGGLVAIHVNAQAN, encoded by the coding sequence ATGAAACGATTTCTGCCCCTACTGCTCCTGGTGGCTGCCTGTGCGCAGCCCGAATCTGTGCCGGACGCTTCCGAGCCGGTGGCCGTTTCCGACTGGTCTCAGGGAGAAGGTGTCGTCGTGCACCTGTTTGAATGGCGATGGGATGACATCGCGGACGAGTGCGAAGACGTTCTCGGGCCCGCCGGGTACAGCGCCGTGCAGGTGTCGCCTCCCAGCGAGAATCACGTGGTCGGCACGCGGCCCTGGTGGGAGCGATACCAGCCGGTGTCGTACCAGTTGGAGACCCGCAGCGGTAGCCGGGAGGACTTTGCGGACATGGTGCGCCGCTGTGACGATGCCGGGGTAGACATCATGGTCGATGCGGTCATCAATCACACGACCGATGGCGATCTGGAGCATCCCAGCATGGAATTCACTGCGCGCGGCACTGCGGGCACCGAGTTCAGCAGCTACAACTTCCCGGGTCTGTACACCCCGGAAGACTTCCACGACTGCGGACTCACCGATAACAACGACATCCACGATTTCAATGACCGGGAGCAGGTCGAGAATTGCGAACTCGTGGATCTCGCTGATCTGGATACGGCCAGTCCGAAGGTGCGCTCGACGCTGGCTGCTTACCTGGCCGACCTCCAGGCCCTTGGCGTGAAGGCGCTACGCGTTGACGCCGCACGACACATGGCGGCCGAGGACCTGCTGGCCATCATCGAGGAGGCGGAATGGGAGGGATACGTGGTGCAGGAAGTCACAGAGTCTGCCCACGCCCGACGCTATGTGCCCTCCGGTGCGGTGACGGACTTCGATTTTGGATTCGCCCTTTCGCGCGGTATTCGGGACCTGAGCCTCTCCGACATCGTGCGTGACCGTTTCTGGGAGACCGACAACATGGATTCGGAGTGGGCGCTCTCCTTTGTCGACAACCACGACACCCAACGCCACGGAGGGGTGCTGTCCTACAAGGACGACCGCTATCCGTTGGCCGTGGGTATGCTCCTGGCCGTGGGTTACGGGCGCCCGCGCGTGATGTCCAGCTACCGATTCGACTTTGGGGACCAGGGACCGCCTGCAGACGCTGATGAGAACATCCTGCGGGTCAATGGGGATGACGGTATCGGCTGTGGCGATGAGCGCGTGTGCGAGCACCGTTGGCCCATGGTGCTCGGCATGGTGGGCTTTGAAGCCGCCACTCGCGGTCAGGACGTGATGCGACTCCAGGAGGGTGGCGCCGACCGGGTTGCGTTCACGCGTGGCGATCGCGGCTGGGTGGCATTCAACCGAAGCGCCGAACCCTGGGAGGTGGTGCATCAGACCGGGCTGCCGGGCACCCGGTATTGTGATGTGGCCCAGGGGCCGCCCACGGACACAGATGGAGGATGTGCCGGTGGCTCGGTGCGGGTCGACGCGGGAATGGTATCGGCGACGGTGCCGCCCGGAGGTCTCGTGGCCATACACGTCAACGCCCAGGCGAACTAA
- a CDS encoding MFS transporter — protein MLDIQKRLTNTFYALLSLPATAMGFALSVQISALSWILSTKYGLAIDEIGLVWAAGPIAGILGQVVVGIISDNVWFWGGRRRPFMLIGGVLATLMLLALPSIDVISTAMGIEGILGVAIAVALTLDLAINVSFNPTRSVIADVTPEGVARTKGYTWMQTVSGTFGVLAYAIGAVWGNYVLIYFGAGLVLVFSVIPPFFIDEPRELGDMESEDDTPGFSAMETLQAIRPLWGFLIYAVYGMTARVLEVESEGYWVELICLIITVALILQALLKSEDGKSEDEAGMIGFKKVLAAHSFTWIGVQAMFIYMFAFIQYRIPGLSDDEMGRVVSISFLILNAVGALVPVLLLEPITERIGRVRTHLISMFIMAGAYAGIALFGSSAFTIYLFMALAGIGWGATVSLPFAIMSVKVNQSRMGLYMGLFNLSVVLPQLVASLGVGAAVAAATNKNLIFFICAGTLLFSGFAWLLVKDDADSAAPAAPASSH, from the coding sequence ATGCTTGATATCCAGAAGCGGCTCACCAACACGTTCTATGCGCTGCTGAGCCTTCCCGCAACGGCCATGGGCTTCGCCCTGTCCGTACAGATTTCCGCTCTCAGCTGGATTCTCAGCACCAAATATGGGCTGGCCATTGACGAGATCGGGCTGGTGTGGGCCGCAGGTCCCATCGCCGGTATCCTGGGTCAGGTGGTGGTCGGCATCATCAGCGACAATGTCTGGTTCTGGGGCGGTCGTCGGCGACCGTTCATGCTGATTGGCGGCGTGCTGGCCACGCTCATGCTGCTGGCCCTGCCCAGCATTGACGTGATATCGACCGCGATGGGCATCGAGGGTATTCTGGGTGTCGCGATCGCTGTGGCGCTCACGCTGGATCTGGCCATCAATGTGAGCTTCAATCCTACCCGCTCGGTCATCGCCGACGTCACTCCGGAGGGTGTGGCGCGTACCAAGGGGTATACCTGGATGCAGACGGTGTCAGGCACGTTCGGCGTGCTGGCCTATGCCATCGGTGCTGTCTGGGGCAACTACGTCCTGATCTACTTCGGCGCGGGGCTTGTGCTGGTGTTCTCCGTCATCCCGCCCTTTTTCATCGACGAGCCTCGTGAGCTGGGGGACATGGAGAGCGAGGACGACACGCCCGGATTCTCCGCCATGGAGACCCTGCAGGCCATCCGGCCGCTCTGGGGTTTCCTGATCTACGCCGTGTACGGCATGACGGCCCGTGTGCTGGAAGTCGAGAGCGAGGGCTACTGGGTGGAGCTGATCTGCCTCATCATTACGGTGGCCCTGATTCTGCAGGCCTTGCTGAAATCAGAGGACGGCAAGAGCGAGGACGAGGCTGGCATGATCGGATTCAAGAAAGTGCTCGCTGCCCACTCGTTTACGTGGATCGGGGTGCAGGCCATGTTCATCTACATGTTCGCCTTCATCCAGTACCGTATTCCGGGTCTGTCGGACGATGAGATGGGGCGTGTCGTATCGATCAGCTTCCTGATTCTGAACGCTGTCGGGGCGCTGGTGCCGGTGCTGCTGCTTGAGCCCATTACGGAGCGCATCGGCCGTGTGCGCACGCACCTGATTTCGATGTTCATCATGGCGGGGGCCTACGCGGGTATTGCGCTCTTCGGTAGTTCGGCGTTCACCATCTATCTCTTCATGGCGCTGGCCGGAATCGGCTGGGGAGCAACGGTCAGCCTGCCCTTCGCCATCATGTCGGTCAAGGTGAACCAGTCCCGCATGGGGCTATACATGGGCCTCTTCAATCTCTCGGTAGTGCTGCCACAGCTGGTGGCCAGCCTGGGGGTTGGCGCCGCCGTGGCCGCCGCCACCAACAAGAACCTGATCTTCTTCATCTGCGCGGGCACCCTGCTGTTCTCCGGTTTCGCCTGGCTGCTCGTCAAGGACGATGCGGACAGCGCCGCACCCGCCGCACCAGCCTCGAGTCACTGA
- a CDS encoding glycoside hydrolase family 13 protein, translating to MKRIALAALFAIGCAGAAQPGDQALGPAGSSNTVPAWAADVIWYQIFPERFRNGDPTNDPPRTSLPSPERIPESWELSRWTSDWYERMPWEEERHPDHFRTVRDRRYGGDLQGVIDGLDYLRDLGVTGIYFNPLFQARSEHKYDGNTYHHIDPYFGPDPEGDFALMATETSDPATWHMTAADSLFFAMVDAAHQRGMRVIIDGVFNHTGRDFFAFTDLREKQQESAYVDWYKILAWDDPASEEEEFDWEGWWGAKSLPEFADNEAGTNLHPGPKEYVFDATRRWMDPNGDGDTSDGVDGWRLDVVADVPVGFWAEWNAFLRTLRPDAYTVAELWEDASETIEAGGFSASMNYYGFAFPTKGYLIDGRMAPSDFVAALTERLGAHRPEVAHAVQNLIDSHDTDRVASMIVNARRDLPYAREDWDVWFDYDWGARNSASDEAYPVEAPSAEDRAIQRMVALFQMTFPGSPMVYYGTEAGMWGADDPDDRQPMWWPEMEFDPVSFHPRRGPIDPIPVGFDGDVFEHYQRAIALRRSHPSLRRGSFEIVHADDASGTAGFERALDDERVIVLLNRSDSPQTIGLEALAATLAPNEGLYVVHTTGTAPTVTEVGVTLEPLTGAAFLVTGTE from the coding sequence ATGAAACGCATCGCCCTTGCTGCTCTGTTTGCCATCGGTTGTGCCGGGGCCGCCCAGCCGGGCGACCAGGCTCTGGGGCCGGCCGGCTCCTCCAACACGGTGCCCGCATGGGCGGCCGACGTGATCTGGTATCAGATCTTCCCGGAGCGTTTCCGCAACGGTGATCCCACGAACGATCCGCCGCGCACGTCCCTGCCGTCTCCCGAGCGCATCCCGGAATCCTGGGAGCTGAGTCGCTGGACCTCCGACTGGTATGAGCGCATGCCCTGGGAGGAGGAACGGCACCCCGACCATTTTCGCACCGTGCGGGACCGTCGCTACGGAGGGGACCTGCAGGGCGTGATCGACGGCCTGGATTATCTGCGGGATCTCGGTGTCACCGGCATCTACTTCAATCCCCTGTTTCAGGCTCGCTCCGAGCACAAGTACGACGGCAATACCTACCACCACATCGACCCGTACTTCGGTCCTGACCCTGAGGGCGACTTTGCCCTGATGGCCACCGAGACCTCGGACCCGGCCACCTGGCACATGACGGCCGCGGACTCGTTGTTCTTCGCCATGGTGGATGCCGCCCACCAGCGCGGCATGCGCGTCATCATCGACGGGGTATTCAACCACACCGGCCGCGACTTCTTTGCCTTCACGGATCTCCGGGAGAAGCAGCAGGAGTCGGCGTACGTGGATTGGTACAAGATCCTGGCGTGGGACGACCCGGCTTCCGAGGAAGAAGAATTCGACTGGGAAGGATGGTGGGGCGCCAAGTCCCTTCCGGAGTTTGCCGACAACGAGGCGGGTACCAACCTGCATCCCGGCCCCAAGGAATACGTCTTTGATGCCACCCGGCGGTGGATGGACCCCAACGGAGACGGGGATACGAGCGATGGGGTGGACGGCTGGCGCCTGGACGTTGTCGCAGACGTGCCGGTAGGCTTCTGGGCCGAATGGAACGCTTTTCTGCGCACGCTGAGGCCCGACGCGTACACCGTAGCGGAGCTCTGGGAGGATGCGAGCGAGACCATTGAGGCAGGCGGCTTCTCGGCCAGCATGAACTACTACGGCTTCGCGTTCCCGACCAAGGGGTACCTCATAGACGGGCGCATGGCGCCAAGTGATTTTGTCGCGGCGCTGACGGAGCGCCTGGGAGCCCATCGCCCGGAAGTGGCCCATGCCGTGCAGAATCTCATCGATTCGCATGACACCGACAGGGTGGCCTCCATGATTGTCAATGCCCGGCGGGACCTGCCGTACGCGCGGGAGGACTGGGATGTGTGGTTCGACTACGACTGGGGTGCGCGGAATTCGGCGTCCGACGAGGCGTATCCGGTGGAGGCGCCGTCCGCCGAGGATCGGGCGATCCAGCGCATGGTGGCCCTCTTCCAGATGACCTTTCCCGGGTCGCCCATGGTCTACTACGGCACGGAGGCGGGCATGTGGGGTGCGGACGATCCCGACGACAGACAGCCCATGTGGTGGCCGGAGATGGAGTTTGATCCGGTTTCGTTCCATCCCCGGCGGGGACCGATCGATCCGATTCCGGTGGGGTTCGATGGGGACGTGTTTGAGCACTACCAGCGAGCGATCGCGCTTCGGCGCTCGCATCCGTCGCTCCGCCGCGGGTCCTTCGAGATCGTGCACGCGGACGATGCGTCCGGCACGGCAGGCTTTGAGCGCGCACTGGACGATGAGCGTGTCATTGTGTTGTTGAACCGTTCGGACTCCCCGCAGACCATCGGCCTGGAGGCCCTGGCTGCCACCCTGGCCCCGAATGAGGGCCTGTATGTCGTGCACACCACTGGTACTGCGCCCACCGTGACCGAAGTCGGTGTGACCCTGGAGCCGCTCACCGGAGCGGCCTTCCTGGTCACCGGAACCGAATAA